The DNA window AGAATAAGCTTGTTCCGATTCTCATCTAGCCAATCATAAAGCTTTTTCTGTTCCTCTTTTGAGCGCGAGAGGGGGTTTAATATGAGGTATGCATCAAAGCCCGGGTTCTCCAGGGGATCACCGAGAAAAACTTCTCCATCGACAACAAACGGAAGTCCCTCTGCTAGGATTTTATACCCTTCCCTCGCCCATTCATTGAGGAATATTCTTGCTATTCTTCGGGGGTTTCCGCTCATCAGAATCCTCCCAGATTTAACATAGACAAGATCGCTCAGCTTCATTCCGATCAGAGGTACTTCCCGGATAGAGTTAAAAAGATTTCCTACTTTGCGAAACATTTTCTAAAAACATCCCTAGTTACTGAAAAGTCGTTAAAAATCCCTGAAAACAACTTAACAGACCACAAACTATATATCCCACCCCCAAACCCAACTCATAATGACAAACCTTTCAGGGGTGTTCCCATGAAGAAGAGCCTGGTAGCAGTTTTCCTTGTGGGCCTGCTGGCCCTTAGTGTCGTTGCAAGCGGTTGCATAAGCGGGGGAGGACAGGCTTCCTCGACGGCGACAAAAACAGAGGGAAAAGCAGGCGCAATCGCCATTGTCTATGACGTCGGTGGCAGGGGTGACCAGAGCTTCAACGATATGGCCTACCTCGGCGCCTCTAAGGCCGCTAAGGACTTCAACCTTGAACTCGTTGAGCTCCAGAGCAACAGCGAGGACGACTACATAAAGAACCTCGAGACCCTCGCCAAGCAGAAGAAGTACAAGGTTATAATCGCCGTTGGTTTCATGATGACTGACGCCGTAAAGGCCGTCGCCGATAAGTATCCCGACCAGAAGTTCGCAATCATTGACGGCTACATCCCGGACAAGCCGAACGTCATGAGCATCCTCTTCAAGGAAAACGAGGGTTCAGCCCTCGCCGGTGCCCTCGCAGGCCTCATCGCCGCTAACGACGGCAAGGACAAGGTCGGTATCGTCCTCGGTATGGAGATATCGGTTCTCTACAAGTTCGAGGCCGGCTACCGCTTCGGAATCAAGTGGGCCGAGGACTACTACAAGCAGAAGACCGGAAAAGATGTCAGCATAGACGTCCTCTACCAGTACACCGGCTCCTTCAACGACGCGGCCAAGGGTAAGGCCGCCGCCCAGGCCCAGCTCCAGCAGGGTGCTTGGGTCATCTACCAGGTCGCCGGTGG is part of the Thermococcus stetteri genome and encodes:
- a CDS encoding BMP family lipoprotein; amino-acid sequence: MKKSLVAVFLVGLLALSVVASGCISGGGQASSTATKTEGKAGAIAIVYDVGGRGDQSFNDMAYLGASKAAKDFNLELVELQSNSEDDYIKNLETLAKQKKYKVIIAVGFMMTDAVKAVADKYPDQKFAIIDGYIPDKPNVMSILFKENEGSALAGALAGLIAANDGKDKVGIVLGMEISVLYKFEAGYRFGIKWAEDYYKQKTGKDVSIDVLYQYTGSFNDAAKGKAAAQAQLQQGAWVIYQVAGGTGLGVFDAVKEVLDSQGKKMGPPFAIGVDSAQDWIKPGVIIASMMKRVDVGVYNAVKAAVEGTFKGGIVELGLKDKGVGLSTVDDVMAMFNSLPEDTQKKKLQELGFNSKEELQQYLENTRKQVPDWIWQAVDELKQKIISGEIKVPAPMDKEGIEKVRQAKTWQEMEQLAS